One genomic region from Reichenbachiella ulvae encodes:
- a CDS encoding universal stress protein has product MKPNLLNILVPTDFSEASKTAVRLAIKWSADLKAKVTIVHAYRLIKDNQGSQNLDPRELKAQVESRCRQKFEVLQQEIDFSKAYEYSFRLELGFINNSIKNLSKEYKPSLVLYGTKPERMPHSYDNLLKIVKDNSTTIALVNEAYNSEEAETMGCLEKRSIFCTNTKFIDNPEHQTRKIERAHNNLLFIHSEMQSPKEIIEHFQPVFA; this is encoded by the coding sequence ATGAAACCGAACTTGCTTAACATATTGGTGCCCACGGATTTTTCGGAAGCTTCGAAAACTGCTGTGCGTTTGGCCATCAAATGGTCAGCCGATCTAAAGGCTAAAGTAACCATCGTACATGCCTATAGACTGATAAAAGACAACCAAGGTTCTCAAAATCTGGACCCGCGAGAACTCAAAGCACAAGTTGAATCAAGATGCAGACAAAAATTTGAAGTACTGCAACAAGAAATTGACTTTTCAAAGGCCTATGAATATAGCTTCAGGTTAGAACTGGGCTTCATCAATAATAGCATCAAAAATCTTTCAAAAGAATATAAACCTAGTCTGGTATTATATGGCACCAAACCTGAAAGAATGCCTCATAGCTATGACAACTTGCTTAAGATCGTAAAAGACAATTCAACAACCATAGCTTTGGTAAACGAGGCATACAATTCTGAAGAGGCCGAAACAATGGGTTGTTTAGAAAAAAGAAGCATCTTTTGCACTAATACCAAGTTCATAGATAACCCTGAACATCAAACACGTAAAATAGAACGTGCCCATAACAATCTACTATTTATACATTCAGAAATGCAGTCACCAAAAGAAATCATCGAACATTTTCAACCTGTGTTTGCATAA